A portion of the Luxibacter massiliensis genome contains these proteins:
- a CDS encoding 1-phosphofructokinase family hexose kinase, translating to MGNKKFFILNMNPGYDQWHLICRKPAAENVYRSDEVLRAPSGKGLNTARLLHRVGYEDYVCINILGGGTGRLISELARCEGLHCREYPIQDESRINTCVTLEYGQKTISYNAPGPVMSGKEAEGFTRFLCSCISQEEQKSMGEGRPAALEKRHIVPGGMPLIEGKVPESPGKEKTGLVISGAPCRGISLEWFQDILGEAALGGQELFVDISGEWLKEAVEFPLQLLKVNREEFKEVFHVDAFLFTEDLKRFKNGHGIENLIVTDGKNGCIACGSQNTYIWSRIEGMTGGCYAVGSGDSFLGGYLACYGRGLDLKTCVEYGNACGLANTFQLTPAMINKEDVEGLLQYVRTETVGGRGHI from the coding sequence ATGGGAAATAAAAAGTTTTTCATTTTAAATATGAACCCTGGATATGACCAGTGGCATTTGATATGCAGGAAGCCTGCGGCCGAGAATGTTTACAGATCAGATGAGGTGCTGCGGGCCCCGTCCGGCAAGGGCCTTAATACAGCCAGGCTCCTGCACAGGGTAGGGTATGAGGATTATGTATGCATAAATATACTTGGAGGGGGAACTGGCCGGCTTATTTCAGAACTGGCCAGGTGCGAAGGACTGCACTGCCGTGAGTACCCTATACAGGATGAATCCAGGATTAATACTTGTGTGACACTAGAGTATGGCCAGAAAACAATTTCTTACAATGCTCCGGGACCTGTGATGTCAGGGAAAGAGGCAGAAGGGTTTACTAGATTTTTATGTAGCTGCATTTCACAAGAGGAGCAGAAGTCTATGGGGGAAGGGCGGCCGGCGGCACTAGAAAAGAGACATATTGTGCCGGGAGGCATGCCATTGATTGAAGGAAAAGTGCCAGAGAGTCCGGGGAAGGAGAAGACAGGGTTAGTAATCAGCGGCGCCCCTTGCAGAGGCATATCCCTGGAATGGTTTCAGGATATCTTAGGGGAGGCGGCATTGGGCGGTCAGGAGCTGTTTGTGGATATTTCAGGGGAATGGCTCAAAGAGGCCGTAGAGTTTCCGCTCCAACTTCTGAAAGTAAATAGAGAGGAGTTCAAGGAGGTATTTCATGTAGATGCTTTTCTTTTTACTGAAGATTTAAAGCGGTTTAAAAATGGGCATGGGATAGAGAATCTGATTGTAACAGACGGAAAAAATGGATGTATCGCCTGTGGCAGCCAAAATACATATATTTGGAGCAGGATAGAAGGGATGACTGGCGGATGTTATGCAGTGGGGTCGGGGGATTCTTTTCTGGGCGGGTATCTGGCCTGCTATGGACGGGGGTTAGATTTAAAAACTTGTGTGGAATATGGCAATGCCTGTGGACTGGCAAATACGTTTCAACTGACACCAGCTATGATAAATAAGGAAGATGTGGAAGGACTGCTGCAGTATGTGAGGACGGAAACAGTGGGGGGACGGGGTCATATATAA
- a CDS encoding LacI family DNA-binding transcriptional regulator, whose translation MRNITLKDIAKRAGVSEATVSLVLNNKNVVNIRTRERVLRCMEEMNYKPNPLARGLALKKSMTIGLVCPDSENPYYGRLMKLLGHYCNLFGYSLVLGVSNSDVEIETKIIENFVEKQYDGIIVLPLNVRNNGSRVFQEIREKNIPIVFCTSYYTGFKKDCVLTDYAQGSYLLTRHLLENGHRKLWYFVTSDRKLPVSMERIRGYKRAYEEKGLKPEESWIVRCESISVEYGHKRTLELLSEGQRPDGILALNDYMAYGIKKAVAEYGYRIPEDISLAGYDDVFYQLIAEKPLTTVHQDMESLAENTVNLLMKKMNRDFKPDQEVCRLIPPSLVVRGTTKIIRSN comes from the coding sequence ATGAGGAACATAACACTAAAGGATATTGCGAAAAGGGCGGGGGTATCAGAAGCCACAGTCTCACTTGTCCTGAATAATAAAAACGTGGTGAATATCCGTACGCGGGAGAGAGTCTTAAGATGTATGGAGGAGATGAATTATAAACCAAATCCTCTGGCCAGGGGACTGGCGCTTAAGAAATCTATGACAATAGGCTTAGTGTGCCCGGATTCGGAGAATCCATATTATGGAAGGCTGATGAAGCTGCTGGGCCATTATTGCAACCTGTTTGGATATTCTCTTGTCCTGGGAGTATCTAACAGTGATGTGGAGATAGAGACTAAGATAATAGAAAATTTTGTGGAAAAGCAATATGACGGAATTATTGTACTGCCCCTAAATGTCAGGAATAATGGAAGCCGGGTATTCCAGGAAATCAGGGAGAAGAATATTCCTATAGTGTTTTGTACTTCCTATTATACAGGGTTTAAGAAGGATTGTGTCTTGACGGATTATGCGCAGGGAAGCTATTTGCTGACCAGGCATCTCCTTGAGAACGGGCACCGGAAGCTTTGGTATTTTGTCACAAGTGACAGGAAACTGCCTGTTTCTATGGAGCGTATCCGGGGATATAAAAGGGCATATGAGGAAAAGGGACTAAAGCCAGAAGAAAGCTGGATTGTCAGGTGTGAATCCATCAGCGTAGAGTATGGACATAAAAGGACACTGGAATTGCTCAGTGAAGGCCAGCGCCCAGATGGGATACTGGCGCTGAATGATTATATGGCATATGGGATTAAGAAAGCAGTTGCTGAATATGGGTACAGGATACCGGAGGACATATCACTTGCAGGATATGACGATGTTTTTTATCAGCTGATTGCAGAAAAACCCCTTACAACTGTTCATCAGGATATGGAAAGCCTGGCAGAAAATACAGTAAATCTCCTGATGAAGAAGATGAACAGAGATTTCAAACCCGATCAGGAGGTATGCAGGCTTATACCCCCGTCCCTCGTGGTTCGGGGGACGACAAAAATAATCCGCAGTAATTGA
- a CDS encoding cupin domain-containing protein: MKNEKEIVGNFIRSSKGILKLRPAWVAHDFLKPGKRLGLKEEEYDAKERGSIMERWFCSETHADNQIDVPDEGLSYLEIPGERITVAEALSVCREEILGREYAQSHGCLGRLIKIYDFGTRLFFHIHPRAKDMKKIGKNSKDEAYHFLDAPLGEHPESFFGVHRYIVEQNLQKEIFLPLLKEWKAGEEEILKYSTAFLNVPGEGFFLDSGILHAPGTALTMEIQESSDVCTVFQPVVQGCSIDKRMLYKDVDPQEADILGEEAALKLIDWEASSDPDFYAKRHLYPKIVEETKQGDLYEEWIYYGTSKFSGKRLILQPGEEFFSREQGVHNIFVWKGHGYAGEQRIAAGEFDLNSCMDELLITCQRAREGYIIKNTGEKDLVLYKYFGPDIYTENLPEIGHI, encoded by the coding sequence ATGAAAAACGAAAAAGAAATTGTTGGAAATTTTATCAGGTCGTCCAAAGGAATCCTGAAACTTCGGCCTGCCTGGGTAGCACATGATTTTTTAAAACCGGGCAAACGCCTGGGGTTAAAGGAGGAAGAATATGACGCTAAAGAGCGGGGCAGTATTATGGAGAGATGGTTTTGCTCGGAGACTCATGCTGACAATCAGATAGATGTGCCTGATGAGGGACTTTCCTATCTGGAAATTCCCGGGGAAAGGATTACAGTGGCTGAGGCCCTGAGTGTGTGCAGAGAAGAGATTCTCGGGCGGGAGTATGCACAAAGCCATGGCTGCCTGGGGCGGCTGATAAAAATATATGACTTTGGGACAAGGCTGTTTTTCCATATTCATCCCAGGGCCAAGGATATGAAGAAAATTGGAAAAAACTCTAAAGATGAGGCATACCATTTTTTAGACGCGCCCTTGGGGGAGCATCCGGAAAGCTTTTTTGGGGTACACCGGTATATTGTTGAACAGAATTTACAAAAAGAAATTTTTCTGCCCCTGCTAAAAGAATGGAAGGCTGGTGAAGAAGAAATACTAAAATATTCCACTGCCTTTTTAAATGTACCAGGGGAGGGGTTCTTTCTGGACTCTGGAATACTCCATGCCCCGGGGACTGCACTGACTATGGAGATACAGGAGTCCTCTGATGTGTGCACGGTGTTTCAGCCTGTAGTACAGGGATGCAGCATAGACAAACGTATGCTGTATAAGGATGTAGATCCCCAAGAAGCAGATATACTGGGGGAAGAGGCCGCCTTAAAACTCATAGACTGGGAGGCCAGCAGTGACCCTGATTTCTATGCAAAAAGACATCTATATCCCAAAATAGTTGAGGAGACAAAGCAGGGGGATTTGTATGAGGAATGGATTTATTATGGGACCAGTAAATTCAGTGGAAAAAGGCTGATTCTTCAGCCGGGAGAAGAGTTTTTCAGCCGGGAACAGGGGGTGCATAATATTTTTGTATGGAAGGGGCATGGATATGCAGGCGAACAGAGGATTGCTGCGGGGGAATTCGACTTAAACTCTTGTATGGACGAACTCTTAATTACTTGCCAAAGAGCCAGGGAAGGTTATATAATTAAAAATACAGGTGAAAAAGACTTGGTATTATATAAATATTTTGGCCCTGATATTTACACGGAGAATCTTCCAGAGATAGGGCATATTTAA
- a CDS encoding carbohydrate ABC transporter permease has translation MKSKYKNNLIRKSILYIVFVVAVLLFLFPLIWVVSTSFKSTSEIFNGLYNWIPMDFTLENYMEAIREYPLGVWMKNSVVVAAWVIVLSCVFYILPAYALARIEFKYSSILVVVMVATIMIPKELSSIMAYKIVAGLGLLDTYAAVIIPQICDAIGVFLLYQFFRGIPKEYSEVCQLDGGGHFTILTKICLPLSGPALSVMVILTFVSSWNNFFWPLLVTFTDKSMTLPVGLATIMTSYSESSAARQYGLLMAISILTSIPALTVFVCMQKKFVEAITSTGIKG, from the coding sequence ATGAAAAGTAAGTATAAAAATAATCTGATCAGAAAGAGCATCTTATATATAGTTTTCGTTGTGGCTGTCCTGCTGTTTTTGTTTCCCCTAATCTGGGTCGTTTCTACATCCTTTAAGTCCACATCAGAAATATTTAATGGATTATATAACTGGATACCGATGGATTTTACACTGGAAAATTATATGGAGGCTATTAGGGAGTATCCTTTAGGTGTGTGGATGAAAAACAGTGTGGTTGTAGCAGCTTGGGTGATTGTCCTGTCCTGCGTATTTTACATATTGCCGGCCTACGCCCTTGCCAGGATAGAATTTAAATATTCTAGTATTCTGGTGGTGGTGATGGTGGCCACAATTATGATCCCGAAAGAATTGTCCTCCATTATGGCCTATAAAATAGTCGCAGGACTGGGATTGCTGGACACATATGCTGCCGTCATTATCCCCCAGATCTGTGATGCCATAGGCGTGTTTCTTTTATACCAGTTTTTCAGGGGGATTCCCAAGGAGTACAGTGAAGTGTGCCAGCTGGACGGCGGCGGCCATTTTACTATACTGACTAAAATATGCCTTCCACTGTCAGGGCCGGCATTGTCAGTGATGGTCATCCTGACATTTGTGTCATCGTGGAACAACTTTTTCTGGCCCCTGCTTGTGACATTTACAGATAAATCTATGACCCTGCCGGTGGGGCTGGCTACGATTATGACAAGCTATAGTGAGTCCTCTGCCGCAAGACAGTATGGACTTTTAATGGCCATCTCTATACTGACATCCATCCCGGCACTGACAGTCTTTGTCTGTATGCAGAAGAAATTTGTGGAGGCAATCACATCAACTGGAATTAAAGGCTAA
- a CDS encoding carbohydrate ABC transporter permease, translating into MTNKYKKMKKIGILFLFLAPYFTLLFIFKILPIFANFYYSFREIEVQTAGTFIGLENYRNLLEDPLFYKVLKNTFTYLLYVGPVNIIGGFLLALLLNQKLKGTTFARAVIFVPYILMTTLVGITFRYILDGNNGIFNHYLSLFGIEPVFWLTKTSTAMMGIALASIWWTIGYNTVIYLAALQDVPRDLLEAASIDGASRLQRLVKIVIPYVKNTTFFVVLTTVIYSMQVFGQVYVMTSGGPNYSTLTFVQYLYIKAFREFKLGYAAAIGVVLFLVILLMSAVIYWMFLDREEMKIRRPGRKRHEK; encoded by the coding sequence TTGACGAATAAATATAAAAAAATGAAGAAGATTGGAATTTTGTTTTTGTTCCTTGCTCCGTATTTTACATTACTGTTTATTTTTAAGATTCTTCCGATTTTTGCCAATTTTTATTACAGCTTCAGGGAGATCGAAGTACAGACAGCCGGGACATTTATAGGTTTAGAAAATTACAGGAATTTGTTAGAAGACCCACTTTTTTACAAAGTGCTGAAAAATACATTTACGTATCTGCTATATGTGGGGCCTGTGAATATTATAGGAGGTTTTCTTTTGGCTCTGCTTTTGAATCAGAAACTCAAGGGAACCACGTTTGCAAGGGCGGTTATATTCGTCCCGTATATTTTAATGACAACACTTGTAGGGATCACGTTCCGGTATATTCTGGACGGTAATAACGGGATTTTTAATCATTATCTGTCCCTTTTCGGGATAGAACCAGTATTCTGGCTGACAAAAACCTCCACTGCCATGATGGGAATAGCGCTGGCATCTATTTGGTGGACCATCGGATATAATACGGTCATTTACCTTGCCGCACTTCAGGACGTACCCCGGGATCTGCTGGAGGCAGCATCCATTGACGGTGCAAGCCGTCTGCAGAGGCTGGTTAAAATTGTTATACCATATGTGAAAAATACTACGTTCTTTGTGGTACTGACTACAGTTATCTATTCCATGCAGGTATTTGGGCAGGTCTATGTCATGACGTCAGGGGGGCCAAATTATAGCACTCTGACCTTCGTACAGTATTTATATATTAAAGCATTCAGAGAATTTAAACTGGGATATGCTGCAGCAATCGGGGTAGTCTTATTTCTGGTGATTCTGCTGATGTCAGCTGTGATTTATTGGATGTTCCTAGACAGGGAGGAAATGAAGATAAGAAGGCCAGGGAGGAAAAGACATGAAAAGTAA